Proteins encoded within one genomic window of Anastrepha ludens isolate Willacy chromosome 4, idAnaLude1.1, whole genome shotgun sequence:
- the LOC128861537 gene encoding uncharacterized protein LOC128861537 — MSAKNLNPLVGATTRYIAGRNAVQTVYWRTSPGPNGRMVKIHKYCEFDKTQDLPSKIRLQYHNENYRARVKDLQ, encoded by the coding sequence ATGTCTGCAAAAAATCTTAACCCACTCGTTGGTGCCACCACCCGTTATATTGCCGGTAGAAACGCCGTGCAGACAGTTTATTGGCGAACATCACCTGGGCCCAATGGACGAATggtaaaaatacacaaatattgCGAATTCGACAAAACACAGGACCTGCCTTCCAAAATACGCTTGCAATACCATAATGAGAACTATCGGGCGAGGGTTAAGGATCTGCAGTGA